A stretch of the Dechloromonas sp. TW-R-39-2 genome encodes the following:
- a CDS encoding CHASE2 domain-containing protein produces MVNHKTTRWVRVLLLATIGYGFFVFHGLSSHLNPWSQALINAAAKYIYPDDGQKEISVLLFREENLAELGTHYPVPYKLHAEIIESLASYGPKAVFIDFAFVDNRDDKSIRELSAALCNLHNSERKPNIYLAAPVLADGSLNIASELLDCVIPVTPEMDSKTGESGVLTYFNGREPDKKSGKFVPSAAFALAEDRIGPASKDSEKLEIVWGKGVAPLNLKWMDCREKADWELIKGLLSDNPSTNKLLCPYHRTLSVNHLLNSAGDKDIEAALEGKTIFYGAGFRFTGDRVESPVYGEMPGVYLHAMAYDNLLTLGNDYKRAERHGLWVGLVDGILLFTAAWLLVFFPAEKVSESDTLIKFLKSARKNLVGLAIGLITMFSAIHWGGLDIAALTAAALYLAFRIGLQRDCAFAILAFLTLATTILCYVALNLGPRNILAFLAFFEIVGHAQEFAVKRAETYFSLRLRYDNRTDGKESALPRKWVRWDYVVSHFFSIFHSPEDHQSKAQPCKKLPT; encoded by the coding sequence ATGGTCAATCACAAGACCACCCGTTGGGTACGGGTACTGCTGCTAGCCACGATTGGCTACGGCTTTTTTGTCTTCCACGGGCTGTCCAGCCATCTCAACCCATGGTCGCAGGCACTGATCAATGCTGCGGCCAAATACATCTACCCCGATGACGGACAAAAAGAGATCAGCGTTCTACTCTTTCGCGAAGAGAATCTAGCCGAATTAGGTACGCACTACCCTGTCCCTTACAAGCTTCACGCTGAAATTATCGAATCCCTGGCCAGCTATGGTCCAAAAGCAGTTTTCATCGACTTCGCATTCGTTGACAACCGCGACGACAAGAGTATTCGTGAGCTTTCTGCAGCACTGTGCAACCTGCACAACTCCGAACGCAAACCCAATATCTACCTGGCCGCACCAGTCCTTGCCGATGGTTCGCTCAACATTGCCAGCGAACTACTCGATTGCGTCATTCCGGTCACCCCGGAAATGGATAGCAAAACAGGAGAAAGTGGGGTCCTGACTTATTTCAATGGTCGTGAACCGGACAAAAAATCTGGAAAATTCGTTCCCTCCGCAGCATTTGCCCTGGCCGAAGATCGTATCGGCCCTGCCAGCAAGGATTCTGAAAAACTGGAAATCGTCTGGGGTAAAGGCGTCGCACCATTGAATCTGAAGTGGATGGACTGTCGTGAAAAAGCCGACTGGGAATTAATCAAAGGCCTGCTTTCCGACAACCCGAGCACGAACAAACTGCTCTGTCCCTACCATCGCACGCTGAGCGTCAACCACTTGCTCAACTCTGCCGGCGACAAAGACATCGAGGCCGCGCTTGAAGGTAAAACAATTTTCTACGGTGCCGGCTTCCGGTTTACCGGGGATCGCGTCGAATCGCCGGTCTATGGCGAAATGCCGGGCGTTTACCTGCATGCCATGGCCTACGACAACCTTCTCACGCTGGGCAACGATTACAAGCGCGCCGAACGCCACGGACTATGGGTCGGCCTGGTCGATGGCATCCTGCTGTTCACCGCCGCCTGGCTGCTGGTTTTCTTTCCTGCAGAGAAGGTTTCCGAATCGGACACATTGATCAAATTCCTGAAATCGGCCCGCAAAAACCTGGTCGGATTAGCCATTGGACTCATCACCATGTTCAGTGCGATCCACTGGGGGGGACTGGATATTGCGGCCCTGACGGCCGCCGCCCTCTACCTTGCCTTCCGGATTGGCCTGCAACGTGACTGCGCCTTCGCCATCCTGGCTTTTTTGACACTAGCCACAACCATTCTTTGCTACGTGGCACTCAATCTGGGGCCACGCAACATTCTGGCCTTTCTCGCTTTTTTTGAAATTGTCGGCCACGCTCAGGAGTTTGCCGTAAAGCGGGCCGAAACTTACTTCAGTCTTCGCCTGCGCTACGACAATCGCACAGACGGGAAGGAGTCCGCACTACCCAGAAAATGGGTACGGTGGGATTACGTTGTCAGCCATTTTTTTTCGATTTTCCATTCACCCGAAGACCATCAGTCGAAAGCTCAGCCATGCAAAAAATTGCCTACTTGA
- a CDS encoding universal stress protein — translation MYKTILVAIDDSETSRSALAEALHIARTSNAKLYISHVADETMLNMHGHALTNVVNLEGAVANIIQAGRTLLDKAMAQAEGVNAEALILETRNRRVSETIAEKAKELNIDLIVIGRHGQRGLATLILGSVAEQLAKIADASVLLVRKH, via the coding sequence ATGTACAAAACCATTCTGGTCGCCATTGACGACAGTGAAACCTCGCGCAGTGCCCTGGCGGAAGCCCTGCACATTGCTCGCACCAGCAATGCCAAGCTCTACATCAGCCACGTTGCCGATGAAACGATGCTCAATATGCACGGCCACGCGCTGACCAATGTCGTCAACCTTGAAGGCGCCGTTGCCAACATTATCCAGGCCGGACGTACCCTGCTCGACAAAGCCATGGCCCAGGCCGAAGGCGTCAATGCCGAGGCGCTGATTCTCGAAACACGCAACCGCCGCGTTTCCGAAACCATTGCTGAAAAAGCCAAGGAACTCAATATCGACCTGATCGTCATCGGTCGCCACGGTCAACGCGGCCTGGCCACCCTTATTCTCGGCTCGGTTGCCGAACAACTGGCTAAAATCGCCGACGCCTCCGTACTTCTCGTCAGGAAACACTAA
- a CDS encoding pyruvate, water dikinase regulatory protein — protein MMLKRTVFFVSDGTGLTAEALGHSLLTQFEEVEFRQIRIPFLDSIEKAQDALARINAQSEADGMRSIVFTTLVNPELANIVHQADAFCLSYFESFLAPLEAELGLKSSHTVGRSHGSAESSEYKKRIESINYTLAHDDGITDRDLEEADVILVAVSRCGKTPTSLYLAMQFGLKAANFPLIPEDFDRGRLPGTLEKHRTKLFGLTIQPERLAQIREERRAGSKYASLANCRFEIAEAEKMMRREGIRWLDSSTKSIEEISTTILQELNLR, from the coding sequence ATGATGCTCAAACGCACCGTATTTTTCGTGTCCGACGGCACCGGCCTGACCGCCGAGGCCCTTGGTCACAGTCTGCTGACCCAGTTCGAGGAAGTCGAATTCCGGCAAATCCGGATTCCCTTTCTCGACAGCATCGAAAAGGCCCAGGATGCGCTGGCCCGGATCAATGCCCAGAGCGAAGCCGATGGCATGCGCTCCATCGTATTCACGACACTGGTCAATCCGGAACTGGCCAACATCGTCCATCAGGCCGATGCTTTCTGCCTGTCGTACTTTGAAAGTTTCCTGGCCCCGCTGGAAGCCGAACTCGGGCTGAAATCGAGCCATACGGTTGGCCGTTCGCATGGCTCGGCCGAAAGCTCCGAGTACAAAAAGCGGATCGAGTCGATCAATTACACCCTGGCGCACGATGACGGCATTACCGACCGCGATCTTGAGGAAGCGGATGTCATTCTGGTCGCCGTGTCGCGCTGTGGCAAAACGCCGACCTCGCTCTACCTGGCCATGCAGTTCGGTTTGAAAGCAGCTAATTTCCCGCTCATCCCGGAAGACTTCGACCGCGGTCGACTGCCTGGAACGCTCGAAAAGCATCGCACAAAACTGTTCGGCCTGACCATTCAGCCGGAACGCCTCGCCCAGATCCGCGAAGAACGCCGTGCCGGCAGCAAGTACGCATCACTCGCCAACTGTCGGTTCGAAATTGCCGAGGCTGAAAAGATGATGCGCCGTGAAGGTATTCGCTGGCTCGACTCCTCAACCAAATCGATCGAAGAGATTTCGACCACGATTTTGCAGGAACTCAATCTGCGCTGA
- a CDS encoding M48 family metallopeptidase — protein sequence MIRRLLPLLAAVSLLGCAGKGGGKIEIPLLDPPGSKAPIFTQLTPGKHEASIMAIGGDRDLARGQNGSRHTMGYINNNDIETYLNGIRNRFVAVSGVTDVPGKVKLTADLTHGAKASADGNIFIPITWLLDTETEDALAAVIAHELSHVLLKHQSTDIVGSIQKKLQSGHEMLLGLKMDVRKTTQLGKKDNKALLAAQVSVALVDNLIMPSWNRRQETEADLLAVDLMIRAGYTPDGMDDMLQTMKTSEDKQQKSRADIESQLKQLALQNPELAVKKAISTLVEDLSNTHPETEKRREAITDYRDKHYAEAPIPDYSSSAMKKLKAMHSVGPLLNNYRHTLKARNRLDEGNAQQAYSEALLGVKAPTAKDAIPNWILWKTADATGKRGRHQDALKNVLNNSEPIKAVYEEIIAFEEQAGHHQIALNYVIKAQKVFGDDPEWTPHKIRLLSKLGRKDEVKLETAKCILDTPEQKHKCREAAKS from the coding sequence ATGATTCGCCGCTTGCTGCCACTACTCGCCGCAGTATCACTGCTCGGCTGTGCAGGAAAAGGCGGAGGAAAAATCGAAATTCCGCTGCTCGATCCCCCCGGTAGCAAGGCCCCCATATTCACCCAGCTGACCCCTGGCAAACATGAAGCTTCGATCATGGCCATCGGCGGAGACCGTGACCTGGCCCGTGGTCAGAACGGCAGCCGCCACACCATGGGTTACATCAATAACAATGATATCGAAACCTACCTGAACGGCATTCGAAATCGGTTTGTGGCTGTCTCAGGCGTCACCGATGTCCCCGGCAAGGTAAAACTGACAGCCGACCTGACACATGGAGCCAAAGCATCAGCCGATGGCAATATTTTCATTCCTATTACCTGGCTGCTGGATACGGAAACCGAGGATGCCCTGGCAGCCGTCATCGCTCACGAACTCAGCCATGTCCTGCTAAAACACCAAAGCACGGATATCGTTGGCAGCATCCAGAAGAAACTGCAGAGCGGCCACGAGATGCTGCTTGGCCTGAAAATGGATGTCCGCAAAACGACTCAGCTTGGCAAAAAAGACAATAAAGCCCTGTTGGCCGCCCAAGTTTCGGTTGCTTTGGTCGACAACCTGATCATGCCCTCCTGGAACCGACGCCAGGAAACCGAGGCCGATCTTCTCGCAGTCGATTTGATGATTCGTGCCGGTTATACACCGGATGGCATGGATGACATGTTGCAAACCATGAAAACCAGCGAGGACAAGCAACAAAAATCCAGGGCTGATATTGAAAGCCAATTGAAGCAATTGGCTCTCCAAAATCCTGAACTTGCCGTAAAAAAAGCCATAAGCACACTGGTTGAGGATTTAAGTAACACTCACCCAGAAACCGAGAAGCGGCGGGAGGCCATCACTGACTATCGGGACAAGCATTACGCCGAAGCCCCCATCCCTGACTATTCATCCAGTGCGATGAAAAAACTGAAGGCCATGCACTCGGTCGGCCCACTGCTGAACAATTACCGGCACACACTGAAAGCACGAAACCGTCTCGATGAAGGCAACGCTCAGCAGGCTTACAGCGAGGCCTTGCTGGGAGTCAAAGCACCAACTGCCAAAGACGCGATACCCAACTGGATACTTTGGAAAACTGCCGATGCCACAGGTAAAAGAGGACGCCATCAGGATGCCCTGAAAAACGTTCTGAACAATTCCGAACCGATCAAAGCAGTCTATGAGGAAATAATTGCTTTCGAGGAGCAGGCCGGACACCATCAAATCGCACTGAATTATGTCATCAAGGCGCAGAAGGTTTTCGGTGACGATCCTGAATGGACGCCCCACAAAATAAGGTTGTTAAGCAAGCTTGGCCGTAAGGATGAAGTAAAACTCGAAACGGCAAAGTGCATTCTTGACACGCCGGAGCAAAAGCACAAGTGTCGTGAAGCAGCCAAATCCTAG
- the cysE gene encoding serine O-acetyltransferase gives MFRQLSEDIRAVFDRDPAARSFWEVLTCYPGIHALILHRVAHWLWGHRLRWLARFTAHLSRFFTGIEIHPGATIGRRFFIDHGMGVVIGETALIGDDVTLYHGVTLGGTSWNKGKRHPTLENGVVIGAGAKVLGPITISAGAKVGSNAVVTKPLPAGATAVGNPARILDHSEQSKQREEQAEKMGFSAYAVGRDQDDPLAKAIHGLLDHAAETDRRLASLLRELEQQGVKCDQEVQLADSFDAQYLSKIVD, from the coding sequence ATGTTCCGGCAGTTGAGTGAGGATATCCGTGCGGTTTTCGACCGTGACCCGGCAGCCCGTTCGTTCTGGGAAGTGCTCACTTGTTACCCCGGCATTCATGCCCTGATCCTGCACCGTGTCGCGCACTGGCTGTGGGGCCATCGTCTGCGCTGGCTGGCTCGCTTCACCGCGCATCTTTCCCGCTTCTTTACCGGTATCGAGATTCACCCCGGCGCAACCATCGGTCGTCGCTTTTTCATCGATCACGGGATGGGCGTTGTGATCGGTGAAACAGCGCTGATCGGTGACGATGTCACGCTTTATCACGGTGTTACGCTGGGCGGTACGTCCTGGAACAAGGGCAAGCGTCATCCAACGCTGGAAAACGGCGTCGTGATCGGAGCGGGGGCCAAGGTGCTTGGGCCGATCACGATTTCGGCTGGCGCCAAGGTCGGGTCGAATGCCGTCGTGACCAAGCCTTTACCGGCCGGAGCGACTGCAGTCGGCAATCCGGCACGCATTCTCGATCATTCCGAGCAGAGCAAGCAGCGCGAAGAGCAGGCCGAAAAAATGGGTTTTTCTGCCTATGCGGTCGGGCGCGATCAGGATGATCCCCTGGCCAAGGCCATTCATGGTCTGCTTGATCATGCCGCCGAGACCGATCGGCGTCTCGCTTCGCTGCTCAGGGAACTCGAACAGCAAGGCGTGAAGTGTGACCAGGAGGTGCAGTTGGCTGATTCTTTCGATGCCCAGTATCTGAGCAAAATAGTTGACTGA
- the ppc gene encoding phosphoenolpyruvate carboxylase, producing the protein MPQDARHNDQDNFSKDEPLRTDIRLLGRVLGDTVRTQEGDSVFDIVERVRQTAVRFARNGDPAARDELAALLDPLPRDTTQSVVRAFSYFLQLANIAEDEHHIRRRRAHDLAGSPPREGSLIFALDALSTAKISPEAIADFFAHALVAPVLTAHPTEVQRQSLIRNHRDIARLLDQRERLQMTPEEEAENDLGLANAVLTLWQSRMLRPVRLKVLDEVRNGVTYFKETFFTELPRLYIQATQQLQKRYPEKIWALPPFFRVGSWIGGDRDGNPFVTAEILREALRLQSAAALNHYLEEVHELGGELPLSDLLIKVTPELVALAEHSTDHSPQRADEPYRRALSGIYARLAATARSLDQVEPVRHEIGHATAYETPEALRADLKVLANSLKLNGSAQLAGGRLRRLLRAVQVFGFHLAPIDLRQNSEVHARSVAELLAGAGRCADYEALAEVDRIKLLVEEIATPRPLYSPYLNYSEETQGELAIFFAAHELRQRYGAAALPNCIISKTDGVSDLLELALLLKESGLLLPGATPRLDVNIIPLFETIEDLQKSAATMAGVFDIPAYRALIAGRGDEHEVMLGYSDSNKDGGFLTSGWELYKAEIELAQVFARHQVRLRLFHGRGGSVGRGGGPTYHAILAQPAGAVSGQIRLTEQGEVISTKYGNPDTGRRNLEVLLAATLEASLTDHENQVEPAQQFHVVMDELSARAFNAYRGLVYETPGFTTYFRQSTVVSEIASLNIGSRPASRKASERIEDLRAIPWVFSWAQCRLMLPGWYGFGSAVDGYLQGNSDGLATLRRMVKSWPFFKSLLSNMDMVLAKTDLAIASRYAELVTDAGLRQRIFSRIETEWALTRKHLLAILEQDDLLAENPMLKRSLQLRSPYMDPLNHLQVELLKRHRAGDTDERLARGIHLSINGIASGLRNSG; encoded by the coding sequence ATGCCCCAGGACGCACGCCACAACGATCAAGACAACTTTTCCAAGGACGAACCGCTGCGCACCGACATCCGGCTGCTCGGCCGGGTGCTCGGCGACACCGTCCGCACCCAGGAAGGCGATTCCGTCTTTGATATTGTGGAGCGCGTCCGCCAGACGGCCGTTCGCTTCGCCCGCAACGGTGACCCCGCTGCGCGTGACGAACTGGCTGCCCTGCTTGACCCGCTGCCGCGCGATACGACCCAGTCCGTCGTCCGCGCTTTCAGCTACTTTTTGCAACTGGCCAATATTGCCGAAGACGAGCACCACATCCGTCGTCGCCGGGCCCATGATCTGGCCGGTTCACCGCCGCGAGAAGGCAGCCTGATTTTTGCCCTTGACGCGCTGTCGACCGCGAAAATCTCACCCGAAGCCATTGCCGATTTCTTCGCCCATGCCTTGGTTGCGCCGGTGCTCACCGCGCACCCGACCGAAGTCCAGCGCCAGAGCCTGATCCGCAATCACCGCGATATCGCCCGCTTGCTCGACCAGCGCGAGCGTCTGCAGATGACGCCGGAAGAGGAAGCCGAGAATGATCTCGGGCTGGCCAATGCCGTACTCACGCTGTGGCAGTCGCGCATGCTGCGCCCGGTCCGCCTCAAGGTGCTCGACGAAGTGCGCAACGGCGTCACCTATTTCAAGGAAACGTTCTTTACTGAACTGCCGCGCCTGTACATCCAGGCAACGCAGCAATTACAGAAACGTTACCCGGAAAAAATATGGGCCCTGCCGCCCTTCTTCCGCGTCGGCAGCTGGATCGGCGGCGACCGCGACGGCAACCCTTTCGTGACCGCCGAGATTCTGCGTGAAGCCCTGCGCCTGCAATCGGCTGCGGCACTCAATCACTATCTCGAAGAAGTTCATGAGCTGGGTGGCGAATTGCCGCTTTCCGACCTGCTGATCAAGGTCACACCGGAACTCGTGGCACTGGCCGAGCACTCGACCGACCATTCGCCGCAGCGTGCCGACGAACCCTATCGCCGCGCCCTTTCCGGCATTTACGCCCGCCTCGCTGCAACGGCCCGCAGTCTCGACCAGGTCGAACCGGTGCGTCATGAAATCGGCCACGCCACCGCCTACGAAACCCCGGAAGCCCTGCGCGCCGATCTCAAGGTACTGGCCAATTCGCTCAAGCTGAATGGCAGCGCCCAACTGGCTGGTGGTCGCCTGCGCCGCTTGCTGCGTGCCGTCCAGGTCTTCGGTTTCCACCTGGCGCCGATCGATCTGCGCCAGAACTCCGAAGTACACGCCCGCAGCGTCGCCGAACTGCTCGCCGGTGCCGGTCGCTGCGCCGATTATGAGGCACTGGCCGAGGTCGACCGCATCAAGCTGCTGGTTGAAGAAATCGCCACGCCGCGTCCGCTGTATTCGCCCTACCTGAATTATTCGGAAGAAACGCAGGGCGAACTGGCCATCTTCTTTGCTGCACACGAACTGCGCCAGCGTTACGGTGCGGCCGCGTTGCCGAACTGCATCATCTCGAAAACCGACGGCGTTTCCGACCTGCTTGAACTGGCACTGCTGCTCAAGGAATCCGGCCTGCTGCTGCCCGGCGCGACGCCGCGCCTCGACGTGAATATCATCCCGCTGTTCGAAACCATCGAAGACTTGCAGAAGAGCGCGGCGACGATGGCCGGCGTTTTCGACATTCCAGCCTACCGTGCCTTGATCGCCGGTCGGGGCGACGAGCATGAGGTCATGCTTGGTTACTCCGACTCCAACAAGGATGGCGGCTTCCTGACCTCGGGTTGGGAACTCTACAAAGCCGAAATCGAACTGGCCCAGGTTTTTGCCCGACACCAGGTCCGCCTGCGTCTGTTCCATGGCCGCGGTGGCTCGGTCGGTCGCGGCGGCGGCCCGACCTATCACGCCATCCTGGCTCAACCGGCCGGCGCTGTTTCCGGCCAGATCCGCCTGACCGAACAGGGTGAAGTCATTTCGACCAAGTACGGCAACCCGGATACCGGCCGCCGTAATCTGGAAGTCCTGCTCGCCGCCACGTTGGAAGCCAGCCTGACCGACCATGAAAACCAGGTCGAGCCAGCCCAGCAATTCCACGTTGTCATGGATGAACTGTCGGCCCGCGCCTTCAACGCCTATCGCGGCCTGGTCTATGAGACGCCAGGCTTTACGACCTATTTCCGCCAGTCGACCGTTGTTTCTGAAATCGCCTCGCTGAACATCGGCAGCCGCCCGGCCTCGCGTAAGGCTTCCGAACGCATCGAAGACCTGCGGGCCATCCCCTGGGTGTTCAGCTGGGCACAGTGCCGCCTGATGCTGCCCGGCTGGTACGGTTTCGGTTCCGCGGTCGACGGCTATTTGCAGGGCAATTCCGATGGCCTGGCAACGCTGCGCCGAATGGTCAAATCCTGGCCGTTCTTCAAGAGCCTGCTCTCGAACATGGACATGGTGCTGGCCAAAACCGATCTTGCCATTGCTTCGCGCTACGCCGAGCTGGTCACCGATGCCGGCTTGCGCCAGCGCATCTTCAGCCGGATCGAAACCGAATGGGCGCTGACCCGCAAGCACCTGCTGGCCATCCTGGAACAGGACGATCTTCTGGCAGAGAATCCAATGCTCAAGCGTTCGCTGCAACTGCGCTCGCCCTACATGGACCCGCTCAACCACCTGCAAGTCGAACTGCTCAAGCGCCACCGCGCCGGTGACACCGACGAACGACTGGCTCGGGGCATCCATCTGTCGATCAACGGTATTGCTTCTGGCTTGCGTAACAGCGGTTAA
- a CDS encoding serine hydrolase, which produces MFCHRIISAACALLLLGACATPPPVSGGSVRGDYRYVEKYLDWLVDREMSDNDITGLSIALVDDQKVIWQKGYGYADLENKIPATPETVYRAGSIAKVFTAAATMQLAEQGKLDIDQPLVAALPDFAIKTRFPKAGPVTPRNIMTHHSGLPSNFLRGMFVRDPGHFETVVDGLREEHLTFPPNYVFSYSNVGMALLGATVQKVSGEPFETYMTEHFFKPMEMNQSRFASRAVAKAYENNKEIEVFSLRDMPAANLLSSVVDLGHFLKMQFADGHYGGKNILSPRSAHEMVRIQNASFPLAFNSYVGLGWMMHGIEVPGGGPVASHGGSLPDSHSMMAILPEHKLGVVVLSNSASAHLAVSKISAEALRLMLEAKTGIHQAPAKTAKTKEREPTPEELRQFNGYFDTLVGLSKISTDSGSIDVDVVGHRFRLIAHEDGLFSLKYKLFGIMPVSVGAFEDIRVSMTTIDGRQIVVGRLGGESMMFGEKLKPGIIPEQFLQRIGKYEIVEKIDGPTPERIELKEENGLLVGEVRFAEKPDLLLRIGFQPVSENEAVTAGLGSGRGDTLRLIYQDDEARLGFSGHQLRKKLN; this is translated from the coding sequence ATGTTCTGCCATCGAATCATTTCCGCTGCCTGCGCCCTGCTCCTCCTGGGCGCCTGCGCCACACCGCCGCCGGTTTCCGGAGGCAGTGTCCGTGGAGATTACCGATATGTCGAAAAATACCTGGATTGGCTGGTCGACCGTGAAATGTCGGACAACGACATCACCGGCCTGAGCATTGCACTGGTCGACGATCAAAAAGTGATCTGGCAAAAAGGCTACGGGTACGCCGACCTGGAAAACAAGATTCCGGCCACGCCGGAAACCGTTTATCGCGCCGGCTCGATCGCCAAGGTTTTTACCGCGGCAGCAACCATGCAACTGGCCGAGCAAGGCAAGCTCGACATCGACCAACCGCTGGTGGCCGCCTTGCCTGATTTCGCCATCAAGACCCGCTTTCCCAAAGCCGGCCCGGTCACGCCCCGCAACATCATGACGCATCACTCCGGCCTGCCATCGAACTTCCTGCGCGGCATGTTCGTGCGCGATCCCGGCCATTTCGAAACTGTCGTTGACGGGCTGCGCGAAGAGCACCTGACTTTTCCGCCCAACTACGTATTTTCTTACTCCAACGTCGGCATGGCACTACTCGGAGCAACCGTCCAGAAAGTCAGCGGCGAACCCTTCGAAACCTACATGACTGAACACTTCTTCAAACCGATGGAGATGAATCAGAGTCGTTTTGCATCGCGCGCAGTGGCAAAAGCATACGAAAACAACAAGGAAATCGAAGTTTTCTCTTTACGCGACATGCCAGCGGCTAATTTATTGAGCAGCGTGGTCGACCTCGGTCACTTCCTCAAAATGCAATTTGCCGATGGGCACTACGGCGGCAAAAACATCTTGTCACCCAGATCAGCCCATGAAATGGTGCGTATCCAGAACGCCAGCTTTCCCCTCGCCTTCAATTCCTACGTCGGACTCGGCTGGATGATGCACGGCATCGAAGTCCCCGGTGGAGGCCCGGTGGCCAGTCACGGTGGCTCGCTGCCCGATTCGCACAGCATGATGGCGATCCTGCCTGAACACAAACTAGGCGTTGTCGTCCTCTCGAACTCCGCCAGCGCCCACCTTGCCGTCTCGAAAATCTCGGCCGAAGCTCTCCGCCTGATGCTCGAAGCCAAAACCGGCATTCATCAGGCGCCGGCCAAAACGGCAAAAACCAAAGAACGCGAACCGACCCCGGAAGAATTGCGTCAATTCAACGGTTACTTCGACACCCTGGTCGGCCTGAGCAAGATTTCGACAGACTCCGGCAGCATCGACGTCGACGTGGTTGGCCATCGCTTTCGCCTGATCGCCCATGAAGATGGACTGTTCAGCCTGAAATACAAGCTCTTCGGCATCATGCCCGTCAGCGTCGGTGCTTTTGAAGATATCCGTGTTTCGATGACCACCATCGATGGCCGCCAGATCGTTGTCGGGCGCCTCGGCGGCGAATCAATGATGTTCGGTGAAAAACTCAAGCCAGGCATCATTCCCGAACAATTCCTGCAGCGCATCGGGAAATATGAAATCGTCGAGAAAATCGACGGCCCAACCCCCGAACGCATTGAACTGAAAGAAGAAAACGGCTTGCTGGTCGGCGAAGTACGTTTCGCTGAAAAACCGGACTTGCTGCTGCGGATCGGTTTCCAGCCGGTATCCGAAAACGAGGCCGTCACTGCCGGCCTGGGGAGTGGGCGCGGCGATACGCTGCGCCTGATTTATCAAGATGACGAAGCGCGCCTGGGATTTTCAGGCCATCAACTTCGCAAAAAACTGAACTGA
- a CDS encoding phosphopantetheine-binding protein, giving the protein MTNLHLELKQFIIEAMNLEDIAVDDIGDDTSLFGDDGLGLDSIDALELVLGLKKKYGIVIEAGDEKTRHYLRSVNTLVELIQLRGSTAA; this is encoded by the coding sequence ATGACCAACCTGCACCTTGAACTCAAGCAATTCATCATTGAAGCCATGAATCTCGAAGACATCGCAGTCGACGACATTGGAGATGACACGTCGCTTTTTGGCGATGACGGCCTGGGCCTCGACTCGATCGATGCACTTGAACTCGTCCTTGGCCTGAAGAAAAAATACGGCATTGTGATTGAAGCCGGGGATGAAAAAACCCGACACTACCTGCGCTCGGTCAATACGCTGGTTGAGCTGATTCAATTGCGTGGCTCGACCGCAGCCTGA
- the lexA gene encoding transcriptional repressor LexA gives MKLTPRQQEILDFIKNTLEVLGAPPTRMEISTAFGFASPNAAEDHLKALAKKGAITLEPGSARGIRLIEQLGLPLIGSVAAGSPILAVENVQGRYALDAQLFSPRADFLLKVRGLSMIDAGIFDGDLIAVHKTNQARDGQIVVARLDEEVTVKRLQRKNGVIELIAENPDYQPIIVNPEEIDFAIEGIAVGLIRGAISTLS, from the coding sequence ATGAAACTTACGCCGCGGCAGCAGGAAATTCTCGATTTCATCAAAAATACGCTTGAGGTTCTTGGCGCACCGCCAACCCGCATGGAAATTTCCACCGCCTTTGGCTTTGCTTCACCGAATGCGGCTGAAGATCACCTCAAGGCGCTGGCCAAAAAAGGGGCCATTACACTGGAGCCAGGCTCGGCTCGCGGTATTCGCCTGATCGAACAACTGGGTTTGCCGCTGATTGGCAGCGTTGCGGCGGGCTCTCCGATCCTTGCCGTGGAGAACGTTCAGGGGCGCTATGCACTTGATGCCCAGCTCTTCAGTCCGCGGGCTGATTTTCTGCTCAAGGTGCGTGGCTTGTCGATGATCGACGCCGGAATTTTCGACGGCGACCTGATCGCCGTGCACAAGACGAATCAGGCACGCGATGGCCAGATTGTTGTTGCCCGTCTTGATGAAGAGGTCACCGTCAAGCGATTGCAGCGCAAGAACGGCGTGATTGAACTGATCGCAGAAAACCCCGATTACCAGCCAATCATCGTGAATCCCGAAGAAATCGATTTTGCCATCGAAGGCATTGCAGTCGGCTTGATTCGCGGAGCCATCAGCACCCTGTCCTGA